A DNA window from Megalobrama amblycephala isolate DHTTF-2021 linkage group LG11, ASM1881202v1, whole genome shotgun sequence contains the following coding sequences:
- the LOC125278865 gene encoding NACHT, LRR and PYD domains-containing protein 12-like isoform X2 yields MENREKRSSSAEPSVSLKSDGSMDPPLKFSDESVTSDQLIYRKRKRRRSSSYVSMKSDGSMDPPLKFSDETVTPDQLVDGERSISRGAISIFCLNKILRNVTASLNRHDQPINNELQRVKDRHKTSMKNKYERLFEGLKLKENETLLNRIYTQLYIIEGESEGVNKQHEVLQMEKTARTQHSQDTPIYCNDIFKASPEPGCEEKHQIKTVLTKGIAGIGKTVSVQKFILDWTEGKANQDVDFMFVLPFRELNLVRDHKYSLHRLLLDFHPELQDLDSKIYEECKVVFIFDGLDESRITLMFSGKKKVSDVNETSSVGVLMSKLMKGDLLPSALIWITSRPAAANQIPSKYINRLTEIQGFSEPQKKEYFRKRISDEHQASRIISHIMRARSLHIMCHIPVFCWISSTVLQKLLKEDLGAEIPQTLTEMYIHFLLIQINMRNQKYEERDPENLLQSNREVIVKLAEVAFKQLMKGNVMFYEEDLRESGIDVTDASVYSGICTEIFKEESVIHQRKVYSFIHLSVQEFLAAFYVFYCYLTKNKEPLHEFRFCRSDKESLYDLLTSAVDKALESKNGQLDLFLRFLLGVSLESNQRLLQDLLTCTEKSSENIRETTQDIQLKIKDGHGLSTGQSINLFLCLLEVKDQTLSREIQEFVKSDKHSEKKLSPAHCSTIAYMLQISEEVLDELNTKKYNTSDEGRRRLIPAVINCRKALLPACNLTVQCCESLSSALQSLNGVLRELDLSSNDLQNSAVKLLSDGLKSPNCQLQILSLTYCNLTDQCCESLSSALQSSDCVLRELYLSYNDLQDSGVKLLSDGLKSPNCQLQILSLTYCNLTSQCCKSLSSALQSSNCVLRELDLSNNDLQDSGVKLLSDGLKRPNSQLQILRLSGCMVTEEGCGFVSSALSSNPSHLRELDLSYNHPGDSGVKLLLDKLKDPNCSLQILNVDHGGEGRITAGLRKYACDLTLDPNTANTRLILSEENRKVMRVKEHQSYPDHPERFDECPQVLCGESLTGRCYWEAEWSGSADISVAYKGISRKGRRDDCMFGYNDKSWSLICSDAGFTVWHDNNRWAVPVVRSSSHRAGAYVDMSAGILSFYRVSDTHGLTHLHTFITTFSEPLYAGFKVYYDPSVSLCQIKQQTHTHTCKSSF; encoded by the exons TATCTACAGGAAGAGGAAGAGACGGAGATCTTCCAGCtatgtgtctatgaagagtgacGGATCCATGGATCCTCCTCTTAAATTCAGTGATGAAACAGTGACTCCTGATCAACT AGTAGATGGAGAGCGAAGCATCTCTCGAGGAGCCATCTCAATCTTCTGTCTGAACAAAATTTTAAGGAATGTTACGGCGTCCCTGAATAGACATGATCAACCAATAAATAATGAACTACAGAGAGTCAAAGACCGACACAAAACCAGCATGAAGAACAAGTATGAGAGATTATTTGAGGGACTGAAACTCAAAGAGaatgaaaccctcctgaacaggatctacacacagctctacatcatagagggagagagtgaaggagtgaataaacaacatgaggttttacagatggagaaaacaGCCAGAACACAACACTCACAAGACACTCCAATCTactgcaatgacatctttaaagCCTCACCTGAACCAGGATGTGAGGAGAAACACCAGATCAAGACTGTTCTTACTAAAGGAATCGCTGGAATCGGAAAAACCGtttctgtgcagaagttcattctGGACTGGACAGAGGGAAAAGCCAATCAGGATGTAGATTTCATGTTTGTGCTTCCATTTCGAGAGCTGAACTTGGTCCGAGATCATAAGTACAGTCTTCACAGACTTCTGCTGGACTTTCATCCTGAACTTCAAGATCTGGACTCAAAGATTTATGAGGAGtgtaaagttgtgttcatctttgatggtctggatgaaagCAGAATCACACTGATGTTTTCAGGCAAAAAGAAAGTTTCTGATGTGAACGAGACTTCATCAGTGGGTGTGTTGATGTCAAAGCTCATGAAAGGAgatctgcttccctctgctctcatctggatcacctccagaccagcagcagccaatcagatccccTCCAAATACATCAACCGTCTGACAGAGATTCAGGGATTCAGTGAGCCTCAGAAGaaggaatatttcaggaagagaatcagtgacGAGCATCAGGCCAGCAGAATCATCTCACACATCATGAGAGCAAGAAGCCtccacatcatgtgccacatacccgtcttctgctggatctcatccACTGTGCTTCAGAAGCTCCTGAAAGAAGATCTGGGTGCTGAAATCCCTCAAACTCTGACTGAAATGTACATCCACTTCCTGCTGATTCAGATCAACATGAGAAATCAGAAGTATGAAGAGAGAGATCCAGAGAATCTCCTGCAGTCTAACAGAGAAGTGATTGTGAAACTTGCTGAAGTGGCTTTCAAACAGCTCATGAAGGGCAATGTGATGTTCTATGAGGAGGACCTGAGAGAGAGCGGCATAGACGTCACTGACGCCTCAGTGTATTCTGGAATTTGCACTGAGATCTTTAAGGAGGAATCTGTGATTCATCAGAGGAAAGTCTACAGCTTCATTCATCTGAGCGTTCAGGAGTTTCTCGCTGCTTTCTATGTGTTTTACTGCTATTTAACGAAGAACAAGGAACCACTGCATGAATTCAGATTTTGTAGATCTGATAAAGAGTCTCTGTATGATCTACTAACATCAGCAGTAGATAAAGCCCTTGAGAGCAAGAATGGACAGCTGGATCTGTTCCTGCGGTTCCTGCTGGGCGTCTCACTGGAGTCCAATCAGAGACTCTTACAGGATCTACTGACATGCACAGAGAAAAGCTCAGAGAACATCAGAGAAACCACACAGGACATTCAACTGAAGATCAAAGATGGGCATGGACTCTCCACTGGTCaatccatcaatctgttcctCTGTCTGCTGGAAGTGAAAGATCAGACTCTGTCCAGAGAGATTCAGGAGTTTGTGAAATCAGACAAACACTCAGAGAAGAAACTCTCTCCTGCTCACTGCTCAACAATCGCCTACATGCTTCAGATATCAGAGGAGGTGCTGGATGAGCTGAACACCAAGAAATACAACACATCAGATGAGGGGAGAAGAAGACTGATACCAGCTGTGATCAACTGCAGAAAAGCTCT ACTTCCTGCCTGTAATCTCACTGTTCAGTGTTGTGAGAGTTTGTCATCGGCTCTTCAATCCTTAAATGgtgtcctgagagagctggacctgagtagCAATGACCTGCAGAATTCAGCAGTGAAGCttctttctgatggactgaagagtccaaactgtcagctgcagATACTGAG TCTTACTTACTGTAATCTCACTGATCAGTGTTGTGAGAGTTTGTCATCAGCTCTTCAATCCTCAGACTGTGTTCTGAGAGAGCTGTACCTGAGTtacaatgacctgcaggattcaggagtgaagcttctttctgatggactgaagagtccaaactgtcagctgcagATACTGAG TCTTACTTACTGTAATCTCACTAGTCAGTGTTGTAAGAGTTTGTCATCAGCTCTTCAATCCTCAAACTgtgtcctgagagagctggacctgagtaacaatgacctgcaggattcaggagtaaagcttctttctgatggactgaagaggcCAAACTCTCAGCTGCAGATACTGAG GttgtctggctgtatggtgacagaggaaggctgtggttttgtgtcttcagctctgagttcaaacccctcacacctgagagagctggatctgagctacaatcacccaggaGATTCAGGAGTCAAGCTGCTTTTGGACAAACTGAAGGATCCAAACTGCTCACTGCAGATACTCAA tgtggatCATGGAGGAGAGGGCAGGATCACAGCAGGACTACGAAAGT ATGCCTGTGATCTcacactggatccaaacacagcaaaCACTCGTCTCATTCTCTCTGAGGAGAACAGGAAAGTGATGCGTGTGAAAGAACATcagtcgtatcctgatcatccagagagatttgatgaGTGTCCTCAGGTTCTGTGTGGAGAGAGTCtgactggacgctgttactgggaggctgAATGGAGTGGAAGTGCTGATATATCAGTGGCATATAAAGGAATCAGCAGGAAAGGAAGGAGGGATGACTGTATGTTTGGATACAATGACAAATCCTGGAGTCTGATCTGCTCTGATGCTGGATTCACTGTCTGGCACGATAATAACAGGTGGGCTGTACCTGTTGTCCGTTCATCCTCTCATAGAGCAGGAGCGTATGTGGACATGTCGGCCGGCATTCTGTCCTTCTACAGAGTCTCTGACACACACGgactcacacacttacacacattcatCACCACATTCAGTGAACCCCTCTATGCTGGATTTAAAGTTTATTATGATCCTTCAGTGTCTCTGTGTCAAATTAaacaacagacacacacacacacttgtaaaTCTTCTTTCTAA